The Scyliorhinus canicula chromosome 13, sScyCan1.1, whole genome shotgun sequence genome contains a region encoding:
- the LOC119976200 gene encoding nurim-like: MAVFHSAALVSLSLANFVFVSWSAAEFVAFVSLRQIYRESGRPGPAGVQVHTEWQSAFRDKQVQQALLSNLALLAFFILQHSVMATETVRRWTQACFGVLQRSVYVFFTAAFLQLLMHYWQPTHAAPFLWNVSREPWITCFPLVCFIIHVIAWLIIFSIVLIFDYAELMGLKQVYYCCLALGDPMVLKSQKAQRLYCHLRHPVFLEFLIILWVLPSLSLDRLLLSTTFTLYMICGHSLDQQDYRYLRSQLNKKFEIFSREESSFSHLAARNGVGEHTGHQE, encoded by the exons ATGGCCGTTTTCCATTCTGCCGCGCTCGTCAGCTTGTCTCTGGCCAACTTTGTTTTCGTCTCATGGAGCGCGGCCGAGTTCGTGGCGTTTGTTTCCCTTCGGCAGATTTACCGGGAGAGCGGGAGACCGGGACCGGCAG GTGTTCAGGTGCACACAGAATGGCAGTCAGCTTTCAGAGACAAGCAGGTACAACAGGCTCTCCTCTCCAACTTAGCACTACTCGCCTTCTTCATTCTGCAACATAGCGTCATGGCTACGGAGACAGTGAGGAGATGGACACAAGCCTGCTTCGGGGTTCTCCAACGATCTGTCTATGTGTTCTTCACAGCCGCCTTTCTCCAG CTGCTAATGCACTACTGgcaacccacccatgctgcccccTTCCTCTGGAATGTGTCCCGGGAGCCCTGGATTACCTGCTTTCCATTGGTCTGTTTCATCATTCACGTCATCGCCTGGCTGATCATCTTCAGCATTGTCCTCATCTTCGACTACGCTGAGCTCATGGGTCTCAAGCAG GTGTATTACTGCTGTCTCGCTCTTGGGGACCCCATGGTACTGAAATCACAGAAGGCCCAGCGTTTGTACTGCCACCTGCGCCACCCAGTCTTCCTGGAGTTCCTGATCATCCTGTGGGTGCTGCCCAGCCTGTCCCTCGACCGCCTGCTGTTgtccaccaccttcaccctctaCATGATCTGCGGCCACAGCCTGGATCAGCAGGACTACCGCTATCTGCGTTCACAGCTCAACAAGAAGTTTGAGATCTTCTCTCGGGAAGAGAGTTCCTTCAGCCACCTCGCTGCTCGCAACGGCGTCGGAGAGCACACTGGGCACCAGGAGTAG